The sequence TGCCATTTAGCGTAGAGTCGTATCCTGCTGTGCCACCAAAGCCGATGATCTCTCTGTTTGAAAGGGTGTATTCGCCAGCACCACTAACTGAATAGACAACCTCGGCTGTTTTGGTATCAACGATATTTAAATTTACCTTTGAATAGGCAGTTTGTTGCTTGCCTTTGCCAAGTATGCCAAATAGCTGGTGATCGCCCGTAGTTTTTCGCCCAAACTCAGTCACATCACCAGTTATCACGTATCTTGCACCTTTTAGATTTTGAGCGGTTTTACTTAGCTCGCTCTCTTGTTTGATCACTTTCATATTTGATCTATCAAGCACCAAAAATCTGCCACTTTGCTGTAAATTTGTGATCAAAATACTTTGAGCTTGGTTACCAAGCCTATCTTCACCATCAGCAAATACACCATTTTGGTAAGCTGATTGATTATTAAATCGACCTATCGAAACCGAAATTTTTTGACCATTGTAAACTGTGCCGTAGCTTGCTACTTTTGGAGACTCAACAACTCTTGAGCTCTCACTCGCACATCCAGCAAAAAGAGCTGCTGTAAGCAAAACTGCACCAATTTTAAATACATTTTTCATTTTTTATCCTTTGCGACAAAATCGCTTGTATATTACTAAATTTCTTTTTAAATAGCTTTAAATTTCATCCATGTGCCTTTTAAGTATCTAATCGTAAAAAGCACCGCCTTTACAGCCCAGTCAGCAAACATTGCAAACCAAGTACCTATCATACCAAGATCAAATGTGAGCGCAAAGACATAGGCCAAGATGACTCTACAAGCAAACATACAAACTAAATTTACAATCATCGGATATTTAGCGTCCCCTGCAGCACGAAAAACGGTTGGATATGTGTAGGCAAGTGGCCAAATAAGACACATAGCGATACCGTGATACCAGACGATCTGCCTTGTTAAATTTATGGCTTCGCTTGAGAGATTATAAACCCTAAGCAGTGGCTCAAGTAAAAGCAAAATTACTGCTGTGCTAAAAAGCTGGACAATATAGATGCTTATCATCGACTTTCTTACGTAAAATTTAGCCTGAGCAAAGTCGTTTGCGCCAACGCACCTTGAGATAACTACACTAAGTCCTGTGCCTATCGCCATGCCAGGGAGTACTTGAAACATCACGATCGTTCCTCCCACGGCATTTGCAGCGATACTTGCCGTACCAAAGAGTGAAACAAGACTCAAAACAATGATGCGACCCACATAAAACATCGAATTTTCAAAGCCATAAGGCACTCCGATATTTAAAATTTTCTTGATAATCTCGTAGTCAAATTTATAGACAAAACTCTTTCTTATGTGAAGTTTTAGCCTTACATCAAGGAGTAGATAGACTATGACAAAGCAAGCGAGCACCTTGGCTATAAGCGTACTAATAGCTATACCTAAAATGCCAGTATGAAATGTATAAATACTAATGGCAGTTAGAAGTACATTTAATAAATTTGCAGCCGCCATAATATACATAGGAAGCTTGGCATTTGACATCGTACGAAAGATCGCCGCAGCTGCTGCATAGACAGCCAAAAATGGCGCGGAAATGGCCGAGAAAACAAGATAGTGGCTAGCATCATGCCTTACTTGCTCGCCAATATCGCCAAAGACATAATCTAGGATAATATCTTTTAAAACTATGATGACCGCTGCGATAAAAAGGGCAAAGATAAAACTAAACCATACGAGCTGATTTGCTGTGATTTTGGCATTGCCACTTTGTTTATTACCAAGATACTGGCTAGCAACCACTGAGCCGCCAGTAGCGATGGCTGTAAAAATGCTGATAAAAAGTGCCATGACAAATTCCACAAGACTAATCGCACTTACAGCGCTTTCACTAACACTTGCTGCCATTAGCGAGTTTGCAAGCCCTAAGCTATACTCTAAAAACTGCTCAACTGCAATAGGGAAAAATAGCTTCGCAAGGTCAGCATTTGAGAAAAATTTTGTATTTTGATCTTTGATTTTGTTTACCATGCTTCCCCTAAGATAAACTTAAAAATTTTAATATATTTAAGCCAAGATCTGCTTTTTGCAAATCCTGACTTAAAAATTTTAGTGTCTTGAAAGATAATTTGTATCGTAGTTATTGCTTAAAAAGTCTTTATTTTCCATCATAGCGATGTGAAAATCTTTTGTTGTTTTGATGCCATTTATTATGAGCTGATCAAGAGCTACTTTCATCTTATGGATCGCCCTATTTCTATCAGTGTCCCAAACCACGAGTTTGCCGATCATACTATCGTAATACGGCGGTATCGAGTAGTCTTGATAGATATGGCTATCCATTCTTACATTGCGGCCACCTGGGCAGACATATTTTGTGATCTTACCAGGACACGGCGTAAATGTATTTGGATCCTCAGCTGTTATCCTGCACTCGATCGCATGACCTTTTAGCTCGATGCTCTCTTGTGATGGTAGCGCCTCGCCTTCAGCCACTTTTATCATAAGCTCGATGATATCAAGACCGCTTACCATTTCGCTCACTGTGTGCTCAACTTGAAGTCTTGTGTTCATCTCGATGAAGTAAAAGTCTAAATTTTTATCAACCAAAAACTCAAACGTACCAGCTCCCTCGTAGCCAATCGCTTTTGCCGCTTTTATGGCTGTTTCGTGAAGTCTCTCTCTTGTCTTTTCGTCAAGCAAAATAGCTGGGCTCTCTTCGATTAGTTTTTGGTGGCGACGCTGCATAGAGCAGTCACGCTCGCCGATATGAAGCACATTGCCATGGCTATCGCCAATTACTTGAACTTCGATGTGGCGTGGGTTTAGGATATATTTTTCCATATACATTGTGCCATCGCCAAATGCGCTCATAGCTTCACTTTCAGCCGACCAAAACGCTTTTTCTAAATCCTCTTCACGTTCAACCACGCGCATGCCGCGTCCGCCGCCACCTGCAGCAGCTTTTAAGATGACTGGATAGCCTATCTTTTTAGCTAGCTCTTTTGCAGCTTTTGTATCAGCCACAGCACCGTCTGAGCCAGGGATGACTGGCACGCCAGCTCTTTGCATGACTTGCTTTGCCTTACTTTTATCGCTCATCAAAGCCATCGCAGCGACACTTGGTCCTATAAATTTGATCTTGTGATGTGAGCAAATTTCAACAAAATTTTGATTTTCACTTAAAAAGCCATATCCAGGGAAAATAGCGTCTGCTTCGCTGATCTCAGCGGCACTTATGATAGCTGGGATATTTAGATAGCTATCACTTGAGCGTTCTTTACCGATACAAATGGCTACATCAGCATATTTTACGTAAAGTGCGTCTTTATCAGCTGTTGAATAGACTACAACGGCTTCTTTACCCATCTCCTTTATCGTTCGCAAAGCACGAAGAGCGATTTCGCCTCGGTTCGCGATTAAAATTCTTTTTAATTCCATTAATTTTTCTCCACGCCAAATAACGGCAATCCAAACTCAACTGGCTGTCCGTCAGAGACTAGCATCTCAGTGATCTGGCAGTCAAACTCAGCCTCGATCTCGTTCATTATCTTCATAGCCTCAATAATACCTACTACATCGCCTTTTCTTACTCTTTGGCCTACTTTTACAAATGGGGCAGCGCCTGGGCTTGGAGCAGCATAGAAAGTACCTACCATAGGAGATTTTATGCTATCTTTTGGTGAGTTTGCGGCTGGTTTTACCTCTGAATTAACGACTACATTTACAGGTGCTGGAGCTGGTGCTTGTGCTGCTGGTTTAGCAGGCGCGCAATAATCTGAAAATTTTTCAAGCTCTACCTCAAAATCACCACTTTTTATTTTGATATGATTCATCTCCATATCATTAAAAAATTCGATAAGCTCTTTTATATCTTCTTTTTTCATAGAAAATTCTCCTAAATTTTTATATAAGCGTCTAATTGTAGCGAAAATTAGATAAAAAATTTTTTTATGAAGCAAAAACGAGAACTCAAAGCTACTCTTTTTTGCTAAGTTATTTTTCAGTAATAATTATCTTAATGCCTTTAGTATCCACTAAATTTTCATCGATGATGATCTCATCTATCTTTGCTGCCCTTATCACGCCACTTTTTGGATTTTTTATACTTTTTATCGCTCCGCTTGTGCTTACATCGACACTTGAATATTCAAACGCAAGACTCGTATCCATAAAAATGCAATCTTTTACGACCAAATTTTCCACGTAGCAAAGGGCTTGCAAACTCTTTATCGTGCAGTTTATGAGCGTCACATTTTTTGAGTTCCAAGCTAGATATTCGCCTGAGATGAGGCAGTTTTGCGCTACCACATTTTCGCAGTTCCAAAAAGCATCTTTTGAAATGAGCTTTGAGTTTGTGATATGGACATTTTTACAACCATCAAAGCAGTAGTTTCCGTCTAAATTTAGCCCATCAATCTCTAAATTTTCGCTATTTGCCCCAAAGTAATCGCCTTTTGCAAAAACATTTTTTATCTTCACATCCTCACACCCCCAAAGTGTTTCGGCAGCGTCTGAAAAATTTACATTTTCTAGTAAAATTTGCGAGCTTTTTCTAAAGCTTTTTGGAGCATTTATGACCATATCCTTAAAGCTTAAATTTGTGCTGTACCACATGCCAGCCCTTGCTAGAGGCTCCAAGTATCCGCCATTTAGCGTGATATCATTTGCATACCAAAGTGGGTATTTGTAGGCAAAAACGCACTCATTTAGCTTTAAATTTGAGCTGTGCTTTAGCGGCGATTCGCCATCTTCAAAGATGCAGTTTGTAAAATTTACACTTTTTGCCCCAAACATCGCACGCTCGCCAGTAAAAATTTCTGCATTTTTCTCTTGCATTTTTGTCCTTTATTAATTTTTGCTGTTAAAATTATACTAATTTTCATCTAATTTATTCGCTTTATTAAATTTACTTTAAAGACGCAAAGCGTTATAATCGCCCAAAAAAGGAGCAAAAATGGGTTTAAAGTCAGATTCTTGGATAAGAAAAATGTCGGTTGAGAAAAATATGATAGTGCCATTTGCCGAGGAGCAGGTCGGACGCGGCGTGGTTAGTTACGGCGTTTCTAGCTACGGCTACGATATCCGCGTTGGTGATGAGTTTAAAATTTTTACAAACATCGGCGGAACCGTAGTTGATCCTAAAAATTTTGATGAAAAGAACGTGGTCGATTTTAAGGGCGATGTCTGCATCGTGCCGCCAAATTCATTCGCTCTAGCGCGCACGATCGAGTATTTTAACATGCCTGATAACGTGCTAGCGATCTGCCTTGGCAAAAGCACCTACGCAAGGTGCGGCATCATCGTAAACGTAACGCCTTTTGAGCCTGGATTCAAGGGGCACATCACGATAGAAATTTCAAACACGACGCCACTTCCTGCAAAAATTTATGCGAACGAAGGCATCGCACAGGTGCTATTTATCGAGGGTGACGAGCCTTGCGAGGTAACTTATGCTGATAAAAATGGCAAATACCAAGCCCAAGAAGGCATCACTTTGCCAAGAATTTTGAAGTGATTTTATGCCTTTGCGACCTTGCAAAGGCTAAATTTTAAACACTACTTTTATGATTTCCTCTAAACATTAATTAAAATTTGACGAAATAGAATCTAGAAAGATAAAAAAATTTTTAATAAATTTTAAAAATTTGGCATAGCTTTTGCTTAAATTTTTATAAAATACAATTTAGATTTAGCTATTTATACCCCAAAAATAGTTAGTAAAGGGTGCAATAATGTTTAATGATAAATCAATACTAATCACTGGCGGAACAGGAAGTTTTGGTAAAAAATACACCGAAATTTTATTAAAAAAATATAAGCCAAAAAGGCTAGTTATCTACTCACGCGACGAGCTAAAGCAATACGAAATGGCTCAAGTCTTTAAAGACAAAGCGATGCGTTTTTTCATCGGCGACGTGAGGGACTATAAGCGCTTAAGAACCGCAATGAACGGCATAGACTATGTCATCCACGCAGCTGCGATGAAACACGTACCAATCGCAGAATATAACCCAATGGAGTGCATCAAAACAAACATTGACGGCGCTCAAAACGTCATCGACGCCTCTTTGGAGTGTGGCGTTAGTAAGGTGATCGCTCTCTCAACCGACAAAGCTTGCAACCCTGTAAATTTATATGGAGCTACAAAGCTAGCAAGCGATAAGCTCTTTGTCGCTGCAAATAACATCGTTGGAGATAAAAAGACAAGATTTAGCGTCGTAAGATATGGAAACGTCGTTGGTTCTCGTGGATCAGTCGTGCCGCTCTTTAAAAAGCTAATCGCACAAGGAGAAAAAGAGCTTCCTATCACGCATGAGAAGATGACTAGGTTTTGGATCACGCTTGAGCAAGGTGTAAATTTCGTCCTTAAAAATTTTGAGAGAATGAAAGGTGGCGAAATTTTCATACCAAAGATCCCGTCAATGACGATGATGGATCTTGCAAAAGCCCTTGCGCCAGAGCTTGGCGTCAAGATCATAGGCATTCGCCCAGGAGAAAAGATGCATGAGATGATGATCTCAAGAGACGACGCACATCTTACATACGAATTTGATGATTACTACGTTATTAGTCCGTCTATCCAGTTTTTAACAGCCCAAGACTTCTCGACAAATGCTCTTCATCAAAAGGGCAAACCAGTGAGCGAGGACTTTGAATATAGCTCAAATACAAATAAAATTTGGCTCGATAGAGCAGGCCTTCTTGAGATGATAGGAGATGCTAAATGATCCCTTACAGCCGTCAGCAGATCACAGAAGAGGATATAAAGGCAGTCACAGATGCCTTAAGAGACGACATCTTAACAGGTGGCCAAAAGGTTAGTCAATTTGAAGAGGAGCTGGCAAAGTATGTTGGCGTAAAGCATTTTGTCGTCATGAACTCAGCCACTTCGGCTCTTCACGTAGCCTATCTTAGCCTTGGCGTAAAAGACGGCGATGAAGTGATTACGACGCCTATCACCTTTGCAGCCACTGCAAATGCGGCTTTGATGGCTGGAGCGCAGGTCAAATTTTGCGACGTAAAAGCAAATGGCAACATCGATGAAGAGAAAATTCCAGCTCTAATCACTCCAAAGACAAAGGTGATAACTGCGGTTGATTACGGTGGCAATCCAGTGGAGCTAGATAAGATCATAAATTTAGCCAAAAAACACGGCATAAAAGTGATAGACGACGCCTCTCACGCCCTTGGTAGCGTGCAAAATGGCGTAAAAGTGGGCGTTAAGGCTGATATTAGCATATTTAGCTTTCACCCAGTAAAGCCTATCACCACGCTTGAAGGCGGCGCACTTGCTACAAATGACGATGAGCTAGCAAGGCTAGCAAGGCTATATAGAAGCCACGGCATCGCTAAAACAAAGCTTTGGGATAGCGACATGAGCCTGCTTGGATACAACTATAGGATCACAGACGTAGCCTGCGCTTTGGGGCTTAGTCAGCTAAAAAGGCTGGATGGCTTTATTGCCAAAAGAAATGAGATAGCTAAATTTTATGATGAGAAATTTAGCGGGTGTGAATATTTTAAAACTATAGAAATCCCAGCAAATACAACTAGCTCAAGGCACCTATATCCAGTGCTTTTGGATGAGAAATTTTGGGATAAAAAAGAGCAAATTTTTGAAGCGCTCTTGCAAAAAGGCGTTGGCGTGCAGGTGCATTATAAGCCAACATATAAATTTAGCTTTTACAAAGAGCTACTTGGCGAAATTTCACTACCAAATGCGGAGAAATTTTATAGCGCTGAGCTTAGCATACCATGCCACCATGGCATGAGCGTGGATGATGCTAAATTTGTTGCAAGCACGCTATTTGATGTGCTAAAAAGTTTTAGCGAGTAAAAATGATCTGTATCATCCCAGCAAGAGGTGGCAGCAAGAGAATACCTGGCAAAAACATCAAAGACTTTTTAGGCAAGCCCTTAATCGCATATAGCATCGAGGCTGCGCTAAATTCTAAAGTTTTTAGCGAAGTGATCGTAAGCACCGATGACGAAATGATCGCAAATGTGGCTAGAGAATTTGGAGCTAACGTGCCATTTTTTAGAGATGCGAGCCTAAGCGATGACTACGCGACAAGCACTGACGTGATAAAAGACGCGATAAGGCGCGCAAATTCTAGCTTTAGTGACGTCTGCTGTCTTTATGCGACAGCGCCACTGATAACGGCTGAAATTTTAAAAAAGGCCGCAGGAGAGTTTAAAAGGCAGGAATGTAAATTTTTGTTTTCAGCGACTGCGTTTGATTTTCCTATACAAAGGGCGATAAAACTTGATGAAAATGCTAGAGTTAGCATGTTTTATCCGCAGTTTGAAAAGACACGCTCGCAAGATCTTGAGCCTGCTTTTCATGACGCTGGGGCATTTTATTTTGGCAAAAAAGAGGCTTGGCTGGAGTGCAGTGCTTTGTTTGCGCCACATTCAAAAGCATATTTGCTGCCAAGAAATTTAGTCTGTGACATAGATACGCTAGAGGATTTTGAGTTTACTAAGAAGCTTTATTTGATAAATAATGGAAAGATTTGATTGAAAGAATTTAAAGGACTCCCCCTGCTAAAAACGCTCGTGCGCGCCGATAGTAGCAGTAAGATAGGGCATGGGCACATCAGGCGAGATCTTTTGCTTGCTAAAAAATTTAGCGACATCTCATTTGCGTCTTTGAGGCTAGATGGTGACATTTTTGATGAGATAAACTACCCTAGATTTAGCTTAAGAAGTGGCGAGATAGATGAGCTTTGTAAGCTTATAAAAGATAATAAATTCGAGCTTCTCATCATCGATCACTACGGCTTTAGCTTTGAAAAAGAAAGAGCTATAAAAGAAAAAACTGGCATTAAAATTTTATCATTTGACGACACTTATGAAAAACATTTTGCAGACTATATTTTGAATGTAAATTTGTATGCACAAAAGGCAAGATATGAGGGGCTGGTAGAAAAGAACTGCGAGGTATTTTGTGGAAACGAGTTTTTGCTAGTTAGAGATGAGTTTTATGAAGAAGCGCAGGTAAAAAGGGAGAAAATTTACGACTATGCTATCATTCTTGGAGGTACTGATATCTCAGGGCTAAGTGCAAAAATTTCAGAAAAACTGCTTCTTAAAAAGCTAAAAACAGCTGTCATAACAACTAGCGGAAATAAAAACTTAAGCGTTCTAAAAGAGCTATCAAGCAAGAGCGAAAATTTCAGTCTTTTTGTAGATAGCAAAAGCGTGGCAAAGCTAATGAATGAAGCCAAAATGCTCATCATAACAGCAAGCTCGCTAGTAAATGAAGTTTACGTTTTGGGAGCTAAATTTAAAGCCATTTGCGTAGCTGATAATCAAAAAGAGATCTTTGCTTGGCTAAAAGAAAATGGATATGAGGCTTACTGGGGAGATGAGATTTGCTTGAGCTTATAAATTTTACCTCGCTTAATGACGAGCAAAAGTTGATGGTCTTAAAGTGGCGAAACGACGAGCGCATAGCTAAATTTATGAAAAATAAAAGCGTTGGCAAAGAGGAGCATTTTGCTTTTTTAGAGAGATTAAAGAGCATTCAAGATAAGATTTATTTTCTAGTAAAAGACGAGAGCAAATTTATCGGAGTAATAAGCTTTGTTGATATCACGAAAGAAAGTTGCGAATTTGGCGTTTATAAAAACCCAGAGTTAAAAGGTGTGGGCAAAAAGCTGCTTGATCTCATAAAAGACTACGCTTTTTTTACATTAAAGGTTGGCTCGCTAAAGGCAAAAACTTATAATAACAACGAAAAAGCGCTCGCACTTTATAAAAATTTTGGCTTTAGGATCTATGCAAAAGATGGTGAATTTAGCTATCTTGAGCTTAAAAATAAAACGGACTAACGGATGAAAATAGGAAATTTTGATACAGACAAAAAGGTCTTTATAATAGCAGAGCTCTCCGCCAATCACAGTGGCAGCCTAAAAACGGCGGTAGATACGATAAAGGCAGCTAAGCGCGCTGGAACTGACGCGATAAAGCTTCAGACATATACGCCTGATAGTTTGACTCTAAATTCGCACCTGGACGACTTTGTCATAAAAGGCGGACTTTGGGACAAGAGAAATTTATACGAGCTTTATCAAGAGGCGCTAACGCCAAAAGAGTGGCACGCCGAACTTTTTAAAGTAGCAAAAGAAGAAGGACTTGTCTGCTTTTCAAGCCCATTTTGTAAGGACGACGCCAACTTTTTAGAGCAGTTTAACCCGCCAGCTTACAAGATCGCAAGTTTTGAGGTAACGGACTATGATTTTGTAGAGTTTATAGCTAAAAAAGGCAAGCCTATTATCATCTCAACCGGCATAGCTTATGAAGAAGAGATAAGAGATGTGGTGCAAATTTGCAAAAATGTAGGCAATAGCGACATCGCTCTTTTAAAATGCACTTCAAGTTACCCAGCGCCGCTAAATAGCATGAATTTGCAAACTATAGCTGATATGAAAGAGAAATTTGGCGTTGAGGTCGGCTTTTCAGATCATACTTTAGGTGTGACAGCCCCAGTTGTTGCGGTTAGCTTGGGTGCTAGGATAATTGAAAAGCATTTTATACTTGATAAAAGCGTAAAAAGTGTTGATAGCGCATTTAGCCTTGATGAGAGCGAATTTACTCTTATGACAAAATGCGTTAGAGAGGCTGAGGAGCTTTTGGGTAAAGTAAGCTACGAGCTAGATGAAAAAGCGGCTTTAAACAGGAGATTTTCACGCTCACTTTATGCAAGCAAAGATATAAAAAAAGGTGAAATTTTTAGCGAGCTAAATATAAGGAGCGTGCGCCCAGGATATGGCTTGCACCCTAAATTTCTAAAAGAGCTGATCGGCAAAAAAGCAAAAAGAGATATAAAATTTAGCGAGAGATTAACAAAGGAGGATTTGATATGAATAACAAAAACGATAAGGCATCTAATAAAAAGGTAAAACCATCTAAAGATAATGTATCAAATATCCAAAATCCTATCTTTCAAAAAAATCTTCAAGCACTATTTCAGCAAGATGAAATTCTAGCAGCAAGGCTTTGGTCTATTGCAGGTAATGAAGACTATGAAATTTTTATAGGAAAAGATCCAATTGATATAAATTTAATAAACAAACATACTCTTAAATATATCTATGAAAATCCTGGAGCAGACATTTTAAAGCTACTTGAAGATATAGAAAGTGACTATAAACGTTATCCGATACTATTTTTTTATGGACTAGGTAATGGCGTACTCTATAAAGCACTAGCAAAAAATGAAACACACCAAAAAATCGTAGTCATAGAGCCAGAGATCGAGATCATATATCTTGTTTTAAATGTTATTGATCTATCAAACGAACTAGAAAGTGGACAGATAATACTTTTTTATTCAAAATTTGCCACCTATACACATTTTTATTATCTGGTTACAGAAGCGAAACTAAACTCATATGCAAAAACCTATGATAATCTTATGATTCATATGCCTTTTTATGATCAATTTGAAGAAGACTACATAAGAATAAACAAAGAGATTACAAGGGCATTTTCTCAAATAGTAGTTGCTCACGGCAATAGCATAGACGATCTTTTATTAGGCACAAGACAAAATTGTGAAAATTTAGTGCCCATGATTAGCAATTATTGCTACACAAGTCTTGTTAAAAAAAGATATGGTCTTATGGATACAGCTATAATTGTATCAACTGGCCCAAGCCTAGATAAACAGCTTAATACGCTTAAAAAATTTGCTCCATATGTTAGCATTATAAGCGTTGATGCCTCTTATCCAATCCTTGCAAGGCATGATATCAAGCCTGATTATGTAATGTCGATTGAAAGAATAGAACCAACTTCTAGTTTTTTTGAAAAAAAACATCCAAATATTGATGACAATATACACTTTATTGTTGCCTCAGTTACACACAAGCAAACTATTAAAAATATCTTGCCAAGAAAACTAGTACTAACTATGAGACCTCAACAAGAGGAGTATATGTTTGGTCTAAAAAGATATGGATATTTGGGTGTGGGGCATAGTTGTGCAAACATGGCCTACCAGCTAGCCTATGTCTTAGGACATAAAAATATCGTTTTCATAGGACAGGATCTAGCATTTGGTAAAGATGGAGCAAGCCATGCAAAAGGTCACGCTTTTGCACAAGCGGATGAAAATTTATATGTTAAAGCTTATGGCGGAGAGGGGGAGGTTAAAACAACATATGTTTGGACTCTATTTAAAAACCAGTTTGAAAATGACATCGCCCAATCAAGCTTAGAGAATATAAAATCATATAACTGTACCGAAGGTGGTGCTAGAATAGAAGGCACTATAGAAAAGCCGTTTTTAGAAGTAATGCATGAGCTTTGCAAAGGCAAAGAGATTAAAAAACTGCCTAATATCAAAAAAGACAGTGAAACGACGGTAAATAAAAACCTTTTAAAAGCTTATAAAGTCATACTTGCAAAG comes from Campylobacter concisus and encodes:
- the pseH gene encoding UDP-4-amino-4,6-dideoxy-N-acetyl-beta-L-altrosamine N-acetyltransferase, giving the protein MLELINFTSLNDEQKLMVLKWRNDERIAKFMKNKSVGKEEHFAFLERLKSIQDKIYFLVKDESKFIGVISFVDITKESCEFGVYKNPELKGVGKKLLDLIKDYAFFTLKVGSLKAKTYNNNEKALALYKNFGFRIYAKDGEFSYLELKNKTD
- the pseI gene encoding pseudaminic acid synthase, encoding MKIGNFDTDKKVFIIAELSANHSGSLKTAVDTIKAAKRAGTDAIKLQTYTPDSLTLNSHLDDFVIKGGLWDKRNLYELYQEALTPKEWHAELFKVAKEEGLVCFSSPFCKDDANFLEQFNPPAYKIASFEVTDYDFVEFIAKKGKPIIISTGIAYEEEIRDVVQICKNVGNSDIALLKCTSSYPAPLNSMNLQTIADMKEKFGVEVGFSDHTLGVTAPVVAVSLGARIIEKHFILDKSVKSVDSAFSLDESEFTLMTKCVREAEELLGKVSYELDEKAALNRRFSRSLYASKDIKKGEIFSELNIRSVRPGYGLHPKFLKELIGKKAKRDIKFSERLTKEDLI
- a CDS encoding motility associated factor glycosyltransferase family protein, with translation MNNKNDKASNKKVKPSKDNVSNIQNPIFQKNLQALFQQDEILAARLWSIAGNEDYEIFIGKDPIDINLINKHTLKYIYENPGADILKLLEDIESDYKRYPILFFYGLGNGVLYKALAKNETHQKIVVIEPEIEIIYLVLNVIDLSNELESGQIILFYSKFATYTHFYYLVTEAKLNSYAKTYDNLMIHMPFYDQFEEDYIRINKEITRAFSQIVVAHGNSIDDLLLGTRQNCENLVPMISNYCYTSLVKKRYGLMDTAIIVSTGPSLDKQLNTLKKFAPYVSIISVDASYPILARHDIKPDYVMSIERIEPTSSFFEKKHPNIDDNIHFIVASVTHKQTIKNILPRKLVLTMRPQQEEYMFGLKRYGYLGVGHSCANMAYQLAYVLGHKNIVFIGQDLAFGKDGASHAKGHAFAQADENLYVKAYGGEGEVKTTYVWTLFKNQFENDIAQSSLENIKSYNCTEGGARIEGTIEKPFLEVMHELCKGKEIKKLPNIKKDSETTVNKNLLKAYKVILAKIKAQSEVKQQIEKVFLEVVPSIDKLLELNKENKIEKKHFNELLKITKKIDKLKDVIAKRNYQKYVDNILQISVYYQELELAKISVAPSDTTIQKTNKLLMWVNMHKYWMFSAAGGLNADIEVTKKASKTLVAELKKRKLITKNEIGKAKENFILSI